Below is a genomic region from Persicimonas caeni.
GAGCGTAAACGGCATCAGCAGCTCGGTGGCGAACTCGGGGGGCTCGTCGCTGGTGACCAGTTGTCTGAGCAGGCGCGCGGCAATGGGGTACCAACGCGCTGCCTCGCCCTCCCAGGCGACCTGCACGCGCTTGGTCGGGGTTTGGCGGCCGTCGCGGATGAACTCGAGCTCTTCGAAGAGAATGTCGTCGAATAGCTCGAGCGAGACGCGCCCGTGGGCGATCTCGGCCCACAACTCCCAGCGCGAGCGCTCGGTGGTGGCCAGATCGTCCATGATGCGCACAAAGATCTGCTCGCCGCGCGCGTTCTCCATCGTCGCAGGCAGCGCCACGCAGCCGTTGCCCGCCAGCCAGTCGGCCAGGTATTGCAGCGCCTGAAAGACGTTGTAGCGAACCTCTTCGGGATCGTCGTTTTGGATGACGTCGCTCGTCTCGACGTTGGCGGCGAGCACCCCGCGCAGGTAGAGCGGGTCGTCTTCGGCCAGGCCGGGAACGTCGTCGCCGAAGATGAACTCGACGAGCGGCTCGCGCTCGACCGGGTCGGGCACCAGCGCCTCGACGAGCCGCTCGAGCACGTCGTCACGCGGGTCTTCTCGCCACCGGCGAAACGCCTCGACGAGCGCGATGCCCGGGCGCACGAAGTCGGGGTGGGCGACCCAGAAGCCGTCCAGCCCCCGCTTGAGCTGGGTGACCACGTCTTTGATGTAGCCGACCATGCACACCTCGAAGGAGTCGCGATTGCCCCCTTCGTAGAGCACGCCATACATCCCGCCGATCGAAATCGCGCCCATAGGCGCGAGCGCCTTGGCCAAAATCTCGTGGGACTCCTTGATGTGGTTGATGACGATATTGGGGTCGGCCTTGACCGGGATGCGGTAGCGCGGGTCGTTGCGGAAGAGCCGCGCGGTCGAGGCCAGAAAATCGTGCCAGCCCAGGCTCCCGCCCAGGAAGTGCGGCGACAGCGCCTGGGCGATCTCGCGGATACGAAAGATGGCCCGCGGGTTCTCGAAGACGATGAACAGCCGCACGCTGCCCGGCTCGTACTCGGGATGTTGCACGTGGATCATCGCTTCGGCTTCGGCGATGAGCGCGGCGAGGTAGGCTGCTTCCTCCTCGTTTTCGAGCTTGGGCACGTAGAAGACGAGCGCCTCGGGGCGCTGCCAGTTGTGGAACAGGTGCAGCGCGAAGTCGACCAGGTGCAGCGGCAGTGGCTGGCCGTCGAGCAGGTGATTGCCGTCGGGGAGCGCCAGGCCGGGGATGCGCTTGATCGGCTTGGCGAGCTTGTCGTCGGCCAACTCGTAGGTCTTGGCGCGCCCTGCTTGATCGGTGCGACGCGTGTCTTCGAAGCGCAGCGTGCCGTCGAAGCAGCCGAGCAAGTTGTCGCACGCGTGCAGGAAATTGCGCATGATCGGGGTCTTCGAGTCCTCGTTGTCCGCGCCCCAGCGAGGCACGGCGCCCGATGCCTCGACCAATTCGGCGACCAGTGCGGGCTCGTCGGGCAGGCGTCGGTGCAGCGCGTTCATCGCGTTGATCGACATCTTGGCGGTGTCCGGCGGGCCGAACAGGGTGACCTGAATGCCCTCGATGAACTCGGGGACCTCGACGGGCGCAGGCTCGGCGCGCTCGTCATCGGGCAGCGGTCCGACGACGACGCGGCCCGCCTGGTCGCGACGCCCGATGGGCGTCTCGTAATCGGGCGACAGGTACTCTCGCGTGGCATTGCGCTCGACGCTCTCGGCGACGACCTCGTCGACGAAGGCGCGGTCTTCTTGGCGCCTGTCGAGCACGCGGCGAAGGTGGTCGCGCGTGCGTCGGTACAGCTCGCAGACAAACGCGAGCGCCTCGTCGGTCTCGATGTGGCCGAAGGCGTCTCGAAGCCCCGGCGCCACGGTCAGCCCGGGGACGCCTTGCGCCGGTTCGCCTTCGCGCACGAGTCGTGCGAGCAACTCGTCGGGAAGAAAATCGCGGTAGTACGGGATGTCGCGCTTAGATGTCGTCATCGATCATCACCTTCTCCGTGAAGCACGCCTCGCTCCTGGCGGTCGGCGAGCTTGTCGATATTGGCCTGGGCAATATCGCCCATCTCGAGGCCCAGCTCGGAGCTGAGCGCGGCGACGTACCAGAGCACATCGCCGATCTCTTTTCGCAGCGCCTGGCGTCGCGCCTCGGTGATCTGGCCGCCGTCGTCGCGGATCGCTTTTTTGATGTGTTCGCAGACCTCGCCGGCCTCCCCGGCGAGCCCTAGCGCAGGGTAGGGCGCAAGCGCGTCGTCGTCTCGCCCGGGGTATAGGGCGGTGCGTGAGGCGAGCTTCTGGTATTCGGCGAACGTAAAGTCTTTGCTCATCGGTCGAACTCCTTCGTGGTTGAATCGGC
It encodes:
- a CDS encoding nucleoside triphosphate pyrophosphohydrolase family protein — its product is MSKDFTFAEYQKLASRTALYPGRDDDALAPYPALGLAGEAGEVCEHIKKAIRDDGGQITEARRQALRKEIGDVLWYVAALSSELGLEMGDIAQANIDKLADRQERGVLHGEGDDR
- a CDS encoding aldolase/citrate lyase/malate synthase family protein, producing the protein MTTSKRDIPYYRDFLPDELLARLVREGEPAQGVPGLTVAPGLRDAFGHIETDEALAFVCELYRRTRDHLRRVLDRRQEDRAFVDEVVAESVERNATREYLSPDYETPIGRRDQAGRVVVGPLPDDERAEPAPVEVPEFIEGIQVTLFGPPDTAKMSINAMNALHRRLPDEPALVAELVEASGAVPRWGADNEDSKTPIMRNFLHACDNLLGCFDGTLRFEDTRRTDQAGRAKTYELADDKLAKPIKRIPGLALPDGNHLLDGQPLPLHLVDFALHLFHNWQRPEALVFYVPKLENEEEAAYLAALIAEAEAMIHVQHPEYEPGSVRLFIVFENPRAIFRIREIAQALSPHFLGGSLGWHDFLASTARLFRNDPRYRIPVKADPNIVINHIKESHEILAKALAPMGAISIGGMYGVLYEGGNRDSFEVCMVGYIKDVVTQLKRGLDGFWVAHPDFVRPGIALVEAFRRWREDPRDDVLERLVEALVPDPVEREPLVEFIFGDDVPGLAEDDPLYLRGVLAANVETSDVIQNDDPEEVRYNVFQALQYLADWLAGNGCVALPATMENARGEQIFVRIMDDLATTERSRWELWAEIAHGRVSLELFDDILFEELEFIRDGRQTPTKRVQVAWEGEAARWYPIAARLLRQLVTSDEPPEFATELLMPFTLDCVREAEDAWQAAVALCPGKYI